The Scyliorhinus canicula chromosome 5, sScyCan1.1, whole genome shotgun sequence genome window below encodes:
- the LOC119965603 gene encoding probable G-protein coupled receptor 34, producing the protein MDTTPLASTAAKGGNSSTDCPILREYLVPLTAVNGCSLIDRNLSLVLSTLSYIFSPVGILINLFQIIYMLRSSRAWTTIRMHMLNLTFVNIISLLAYLPWAMYVNTQYNWQLGKAMCICTNFVYYLAETAYLLFTSALSIFTYKAALQPMTYINLQTEQSAVFFTILMWILAIAVAVIGGSNTLYVSMDGQFYCGGIVISNTTPLSSLGSLIHLFSLQLLIPFLVVIPCYIKIIATLFLSNKRTPPGNRNNWLKPQAAEITSFLLFWVFGQLFLILYFIIYLTTINCSNVCFWAKLINNVNEVALFLSALNVCLCPLTYKLYNRAFHCFSS; encoded by the coding sequence ATGGATACAACACCACTGGCTTCTACTGCAGCAAAAGGGGGTAACTCAAGCACAGACTGCCCGATTCTGAGGGAATACCTAGTCCCACTCACTGCTGTGAATGGCTGCTCCTTGATTGACAGAAATTTGTCTTTGGTCCTCTCAACCCTATCTTACATCTTCAGCCCAGTGGGAATTTTAATTAACttgttccaaatcatttatatgctaAGGAGCTCAAGAGCCTGGACAACTATACGAATGCACATGCTAAATCTGACATTTGTAAACATAATTTCACTACTGGCTTACCTACCATGGGCAATGTACGTCAACACTCAGTACAACTGGCAACTCGGAAAAGCAATGTGCATTTGTACTAACTTTGTCTATTACTTGGCAGAGACTGCATATCTTCTGTTCACCTCTGCTCTAAGCATATTTACGTATAAGGCTGCTCTACAACCAATGACCTACATAAATCTTCAAACAGAACAGTCTGCAGTGTTTTTCACAATACTGATGTGGATCCTGGCCATTGCAGTGGCTGTGATCGGTGGTTCAAACACATTGTACGTTTCCATGGATGGTCAGTTTTACTGCGGCGGGATTGTCATCTCCAACACAACCCCCCTCTCCAGCTTGGGTTCATTAATTCACTTGTTCAGCCTGCAGCTCCTGATCCCATTTTTGGTCGTGATTCCGTGCTATATCAAAATAATTGCGACGCTGTTTCTCTCCAACAAGAGAACTCCTCCAGGAAATAGAAACAACTGGCTTAAACCACAAGCAGCTGAAATTACTTCCTTCCTCCTTTTCTGGGTGTTTGGTCAATTATTTCTCATACTTTACTTCATCATCTACCTGACAACAATCAACTGCAGTAATGTGTGCTTTTGGGCGAAGCTGATTAATAATGTCAATGAAGTGGCCCTGTTCCTGTCTGCCTTGAATGTTTGTCTCTGTCCACTGACCTACAAATTGTATAATAGAGCATTTCACTGCTTCTCTTCCTGA